One Aegilops tauschii subsp. strangulata cultivar AL8/78 chromosome 2, Aet v6.0, whole genome shotgun sequence genomic window, AGCACAAGATTAGAACATCCTATGTTGTGGTGGTATGTTTGAGTAGGTAGTAAAGATCATAATTGTCCGCTCTTTTGCTTACCAGCCATCTCCATGGGTTGAAGGACATCGGGTCAGGGTACATGAACGAATCGTAGTTTATTTCCCTTGTGTAAACATAGATTCTCCAGCCTTTTGGAATGACATACCCTAAAACAATTGGTGAATCGTGGGTAAATGACACCCTAGTCGCATTAGAACATACTTAATATTTACATAGAAAATGCAGAAATGGCAGGATAATTTGCAAGCATAACTCACCATTCATTTCTACATTCTGAGTAATTTTTCTCAGCAGCCCATTCACGACTGTGGCTAATCTTAGCGTCTCAAATATGACCTGCAAGGTAGAAGTATCCATGGGTACATCATGATCATACTAATAGTAAGTTCGTGCTCTCACTTCATTATTGTGTGTGTTTGATCTCCTACATACAGCTCGAGTGAAGACCATGGACTTGAAATCCTCGTAGTTGATAGCCTCCTCCGGCGATTTTCCCTTCCTAATATCAAGATGCTCTCTCTACATTCAGAAGTGAAAAGACAATCACTAAACTCTTGAAGCACATGATCTTTTCTTTGAAATCAAATTTGTCTTTTGCTCGCAAAAACAATATTAATTTGTCTTCAGAGTATGTGCACATACCCTTAGTTCTTGGAGAGCCTGTGGATGGTCGGACAGGTACTTGACAGCCATCATTGAGGTCGTCGACATGGTCTCATACCCGTCGTAAATAATGGTGATGATCAAGTCAATGATCTGCTCATCACTGAGCTTTTCCCTGGTCCCATCATCACCACTTCTCAATAGAGCCTCCAACATGTCACCGTGAGCTTGATTAGAGGACCTCCGCTCCGCGATCATCTTCTCTAGCATGGACACGAACTTCTTCCTCGCCTGCAAGCCCTGGTAATACCTGGTCCCTGGAAGGTTGATGGGCAAGGAAATGGTGCCGAGCGCAAGGGTGTAGAGCTCTGTATTGAGGGCATTAGAGAGCGGGCCCGCGGTGATGCCGGCGATTTGCCTGAGCATAGATAGCGAGGTCATCTAAAAGGGAAAGTCAGTCAGCAACGATATGAGCAGATAAGATTCTGTGATATATTATTGGCATGCCCATGCAAGGAGATGCTTCTAGGAAACTCTGCAACAACCACAAAAGCGGCAAATGGGAATGACGGTGTCCCGAAATGTGTTACTCTTTTTTTAGCAAGGAGATAGTATAAAACGTTGCAACAACCACTTTGGATTTTACCCCGTTACTGAGTTACAACTTTGAGTTTGTACCAATTTTTTATGTGTCCCTAAATGTGATATATCAAATTTTTGTGGTAGTTCTGAGGTCAGTTACCCATTTCTTTTTTAGGGCAAAGTAATACGAAAAGCGAGCATTTCTTTGGTAACTACTGACTGACCTCCTTGGTCTTTGCCTGGATGTCGACGACGGAGCCAGACCATCCATCAAGGTGGGAGCGCATGAAGGCATCCATCTTGGGGAGAAGGTTGGTGCGGATCGCGGTGGGGTGCACGAGGCTGAGCATGGCGCCGCGGATGAACCGGTGCAATGGGCCATGCAAGGCACCGATGTTGTTGGGGCCGAGAATGTCGAGCATGGACTGCGGATAGCCGGGGACCAGGCCGCCGGACTCACCCTGGAGCAGCATGCGGCGGTTGAGCTCGGGGTCCATGCACACCACCGTGGGGCACCCTAGGACGTGCGTCCGAAAAATCCTCCCGTATCTGCAGCAGCGCACGGATTAATTCCTCGTAGTACTTTCGAAGAAGACTTATATGATATGGAGTATTATATTCTTTCGTTTCTTAATATTACCTTCGTCCCAAAAAAGTTGTCTTATATTTATTTAGAGACGAATGAATCTAgcactaaaacatgtctagatacatccatccgtatttagacaaatgtAAAACTAGCTTTTTGAGACGAAGGAAATAGCAAGCTAAGAAAAAAGTTTGTCTCTTCACCGGGATACCTGAAATCCCGGTGAAGAGACATGTCCGTCCGGACATTAGTAGCTACTACTCTGAGAAAGAAAATGCATCATCAACATCAACCATCCGAGAAAGCGGCAAGTTGACGGACGTACCTGAGCCTCCTCTCCTTCATGAAGCTCGGGCCCTGCTTGAGGAACCGGGTGGTCTCGCCGAACAGCGGCCACCCCATTGTCCCCGGCGGCAGGCACCCATTCCCTCTCCTGCCGTACCTTACCTCGTTCCACCAAAGCAGCAAGCTGCTCGCAACAACCACAACGCCGATCAACACCAGGAGGAGCGacatcttcttctcctccttACTGCCTCCACTCCTCTGCCTCTTGGTTCAAGAGGCAGGTGATCCCTACTGCTTGTGTGTGTACTGGAGGAGTTAGGCCGGGGCGGAGGGGCCGTCTTATATTCGGCGATTAAGGAGATAATCACATGCAGATTCGTAATTAGCATCCATCTAATATTCGGCGATTAAGGAGAGAATCGCATGCAGATTggtaatctctatattcatctTTTGGAGTATCATTTTTTTTAGTATTAAAAGCACGAGTTGAGTTGGATCCAAACAATATCAGCCATTCAACCGTACAAATCCGACGGTTCAGATTTGTCTATGTTCTAGTGTCAACACCAACAACGCCTAATCCTCACCGTTAATCCTCTTCATCTGACGGCCCATATTCATCCAATAAGGTACTCTCTCTTATCCCCGAAAGAGCGGCGGTTAATTTGAGAATCGCATGCAGATTGGTAATACTCGGCCATTAAGGATTGAATCACCATTAATCTCTTCCGAAGTTCCCTCCttgagaggggggggggggggggttctatTGGAGTGGTGCGGACGCACAATGGTAATATAGCATGGGGCATTAATGAAGGAGAGAGTGAGGCAAGAGGTGAGTGGGAGGTTCCAAAAAGTTCTTGAAAAAACTTGTGAAAAACTCCAGAATAATATTTGAGTTCATAAACGCTATAGGATTGTCCAAGGTGGCTGCCCAATGTGGGCCAAAAGAGGCCCAAAGGAGCGCCACCTTAGGACGGAACGCGAAGGCAAATTAGACATGGGGAGGGGCAATCACTTTGCCCCTTGGTTcggctgtgtgtgtgtgtggagagAGAGACCCCATCAACTCCAAAAATGATCTCTTTCACATACTACCTACATTCTTGTTCCTAGATGTGGAAGCGTTGTCGGGTTATTACTTCGGAACGCGTGAATGTCTCGAAGGGGTCATTTACTTTGACTCTTGACCGGCTGATCATCTCGAAGAATTTCTCGTGGCTAGGGGGTATAAACCTACCCACGGGAATTGTCGCGCTTCACCGATTGAATAAACTACTTCCGCTACTTTGCTCGTTGATGAGATTGATCTTACCGGCACCTTCATAATGTTCCTGGGTGTGATCATGTATCATAAATTTTTATTGGGCAACATGTTCACCTACACACGGTCCTCCCACCATCATGGGATCACGACCGTAGCATTCCCACACCGCCCTGCTCCCTCACGGCCGCATCCGCTTGTCCCACATACGTTTAGGAAGACCGCGCCCCATGACGGTACGCCTCGTTGTAGTGATGGTATGGTGAAGAGAGAGCATGCTCTCTTGTTAGTCACCATGACTACGCCAACGAAGCAGAGCAACAACTCCCACCGCACAAGGACAACGCCTCCCTGATAGCCGAACTGCAGCCCGGCACTCTCCAGCCTCCAACTCATTCAAAAATTGTATCCGAGACTCTACTTCCTTCATTTTATTGCATATTTGTTCTTTACACTCGTACTGTTCAGACAATTGTATTTTTATCTATCTATCATTTGACATGCAACTCTGCTGCATGTGTGGTTCGACAAGAAAAAGAGAGTTGAAGCTATCCACATCATACGCCTTTGTTCATTTCGGAATTGGTAGAACAAAAGAACACAGGAGCATGTTGTTGCCTATTATCCCGGCTACCTAGTGAACCTATAACATCTATACTATCGCTATTTTCCTATGTTTATACAGGCATCAAATTTCTAATCTAATCTATTCATCGGCGCAGAATCGCGCTCTCATCGTCTTTGTCTTTGTCATATCTATCTAAACTCTGCAAAATGTTTCTTGGAAGAGTTCAGTAATCTTGAACTCGGATATGCAGCCCGTTGGGAGCTTCCACCCGGGGGAATTTCAAGATGGTGTTCTTGCCTTCTTCCTCCCATCTGCAACATCAAACAAAATGCAAGCATCTGATGTTAGTAAAAATGACGCTGGAGCTGCCCTTAGCTAGCAATCGGATCGACGTGGATTAATGAGAGGTTGAACATACCTGTATCGGGTCACGAAATAGTGGAGGAAAGTCGTGATCTCCACCGTTCCCACCTCCTTCCCGGGGCACATCCGGCCGCCCCCTCCGAACAACATGAAGTGCGGGTGCGATTCCATGTTCTTCTCCTGAACATTTTTAGTAGGCAAAAAAAGGTTAGAACTTCCTCTGCTGTGGTGATATGCTCTTGTACTGGTGCTTTGATGGTAATTAATATTTTCCGCTCTTCTACTTACCAGCCATCTCCACGGATTAAAGGTCATCGGGTCAGGATACATGAACGGATCGTAGTTTATCTCCCTTGTGTAAACATAGATTCTCCAGCCTTTTGGAATGACATACCCTGGGAAAAAAATCGATAGTACACCAATTAGAACTGACCTATTCCTTTTCCTAGAAAATGCTTTAGTGGCAGAGTAATTTCCAACCATAACTCACCATTCATTTCTACATCCTTAATAGTTTTCCTCAGCAGTCCATTCACAACTGTGGCTAATCTTAGCGTCTCAAAAATGGCCTGCATAGAATTGTCCATGAGTACATCATGATCATACTCAT contains:
- the LOC109777769 gene encoding cytochrome P450 85A1-like, with amino-acid sequence MSLLLVLIGVVVVASSLLLWWNEVRYGRRGNGCLPPGTMGWPLFGETTRFLKQGPSFMKERRLRYGRIFRTHVLGCPTVVCMDPELNRRMLLQGESGGLVPGYPQSMLDILGPNNIGALHGPLHRFIRGAMLSLVHPTAIRTNLLPKMDAFMRSHLDGWSGSVVDIQAKTKEMTSLSMLRQIAGITAGPLSNALNTELYTLALGTISLPINLPGTRYYQGLQARKKFVSMLEKMIAERRSSNQAHGDMLEALLRSGDDGTREKLSDEQIIDLIITIIYDGYETMSTTSMMAVKYLSDHPQALQELRREHLDIRKGKSPEEAINYEDFKSMVFTRAVIFETLRLATVVNGLLRKITQNVEMNGYVIPKGWRIYVYTREINYDSFMYPDPMSFNPWRWLEKNMESHPHFMLFGGGGRMCPGKEMGTAEIATFLHYFVTRYRWEEEGKNTILKFPRVEAPNGLHIRVQDY